In Ruminococcaceae bacterium BL-4, one DNA window encodes the following:
- a CDS encoding Exonuclease SbcC gives MKALFLRMKAFGCYLHETSLNFESLGEHPLFLITGNTGGGKTTILDAMCFALYGKATGGRRSWDSMRSLSAAMKEETFVEFTFALSGKIYKFYREQKHYAGRGTGEEKIKETNECWKKDDTGEWKLLESGSDKAIREWAEKLLGLNCEQFSQVVVLPQGDFLRLLMSNSMKKASLLQTLFHAGKWKVLTQRMRDKERTLSRAAGENLASKNSILERESSSSGEELENFCKNQKIKISELIKEHEKAQTELERQNRAYQLAAALDTSQKMLISCRKEQEESSRRAKNAAEEKKQAEAFLPKAEEARKKADSLREKRGSLQMALEGVNRLQSVEEHCQKLKKQAEEQRKVKEAAEKEWNETSERCEKGNAYIEQISKTASLLPSLSTQIEQEINKNAAAAVAVHLEKGKACPVCGSLEHPIPAEPSLILQALIKHRKETEEAVEKLEKARKKLKLLEQEREKARDLVQSAEKEQNLLGQSLAAEEAKIEELSKTVQGNSSAAELKSVLEKIEKSISDCEKMEKKITERLQLAQRSMAAAAASLESAKKAFLNAQETDRRALEAYHMAYGEQAERPNVEAIGEARKEAQNRVAELSAQKGAAQERLQSAEKSLEQLKQLETQGEKLQEQYARVSRLAKLLSGDSAMKVPIQNFVLGVMLDEILQSANLFFADLSGNRYQLIRATEESNGNARGGLDLRVLDAAAGGAREVATLSGGELFLASLSLAFGLSDVVQSSSGSVRLDSIFIDEGFGSLDQETLDTAMNALLRLQQSGRTVGIISHVTELESAIPLQVRVGKLSDGTGTLCVKTL, from the coding sequence ATGAAAGCACTTTTTTTGCGTATGAAAGCATTCGGCTGCTATCTGCACGAAACGAGTCTTAACTTTGAAAGTCTCGGGGAACATCCGCTGTTTTTGATTACCGGAAATACCGGCGGCGGAAAGACAACAATTTTGGATGCCATGTGTTTTGCACTTTATGGAAAAGCAACGGGGGGCCGACGCAGTTGGGATAGTATGCGCAGCCTTTCTGCTGCGATGAAAGAGGAAACTTTTGTGGAATTTACGTTTGCTCTTTCGGGGAAAATCTATAAATTTTACCGTGAACAAAAACATTATGCTGGACGCGGTACCGGAGAGGAAAAGATCAAAGAGACAAATGAGTGCTGGAAAAAAGATGATACAGGAGAATGGAAGCTGCTGGAATCTGGTTCCGACAAAGCAATTCGGGAATGGGCGGAAAAGCTTTTGGGATTAAATTGTGAGCAGTTTTCTCAGGTCGTAGTGTTGCCGCAGGGGGATTTTCTGCGGCTTTTAATGTCTAATTCCATGAAAAAGGCTTCCTTGTTGCAAACCCTTTTTCATGCGGGAAAATGGAAAGTTCTAACGCAGAGGATGAGAGACAAGGAACGTACACTTTCTCGGGCAGCAGGGGAAAATTTAGCGTCTAAAAATTCTATTTTGGAGCGGGAATCTTCTTCTAGCGGGGAAGAACTGGAAAATTTCTGTAAGAATCAAAAAATTAAAATCAGTGAACTAATTAAAGAACATGAAAAAGCGCAGACAGAGCTTGAAAGGCAGAATCGCGCATATCAACTGGCAGCTGCCCTCGATACTTCTCAAAAGATGTTGATCAGCTGCCGCAAAGAGCAGGAAGAATCTTCTCGGCGGGCAAAAAATGCGGCAGAGGAAAAGAAACAAGCGGAAGCTTTTTTACCCAAGGCAGAAGAAGCAAGGAAAAAGGCGGATTCTCTGAGGGAAAAGCGAGGCAGTCTTCAAATGGCTTTGGAAGGGGTCAACAGACTGCAGTCCGTTGAGGAGCATTGTCAAAAGTTAAAAAAGCAGGCAGAGGAACAGAGAAAAGTAAAAGAAGCAGCGGAAAAAGAATGGAATGAAACTTCAGAAAGATGCGAAAAGGGAAATGCTTATATTGAACAAATTAGCAAGACAGCTTCTCTTTTGCCGTCTTTGTCAACTCAGATAGAGCAGGAGATCAACAAAAATGCAGCGGCGGCGGTAGCAGTTCATCTTGAAAAGGGAAAAGCATGTCCGGTCTGCGGCTCTTTAGAGCATCCGATTCCTGCGGAACCTTCACTCATTTTGCAGGCACTTATAAAGCATCGCAAGGAAACCGAAGAGGCTGTAGAAAAGCTGGAAAAAGCGCGCAAAAAATTAAAGCTGTTGGAACAGGAACGTGAAAAGGCCCGGGATCTGGTGCAGTCGGCAGAAAAAGAGCAGAATCTGCTGGGGCAGTCTTTGGCGGCAGAAGAGGCAAAAATTGAAGAGCTTTCTAAAACCGTACAGGGGAATTCTTCGGCAGCAGAATTAAAATCCGTTCTGGAGAAAATAGAAAAATCGATTTCCGACTGTGAAAAGATGGAAAAGAAAATCACAGAGCGGCTGCAGTTGGCGCAGCGCTCGATGGCGGCAGCGGCAGCTTCACTGGAAAGTGCAAAAAAAGCGTTTTTAAATGCACAAGAAACAGACCGCAGGGCATTAGAAGCATATCATATGGCTTACGGGGAGCAGGCAGAGCGCCCGAATGTTGAAGCGATCGGAGAGGCACGAAAAGAAGCGCAGAATCGTGTTGCTGAACTTTCGGCCCAAAAAGGTGCTGCACAGGAACGGCTGCAGAGTGCAGAAAAGTCCTTGGAACAGTTAAAACAGTTGGAAACACAGGGTGAAAAGCTTCAGGAGCAGTACGCGAGAGTAAGCCGCCTTGCCAAATTGCTTTCCGGGGATTCTGCGATGAAAGTCCCCATTCAGAATTTTGTATTGGGTGTAATGCTGGACGAAATTCTGCAGAGCGCAAATCTCTTTTTCGCCGATCTTTCCGGAAACCGTTATCAGCTGATTCGAGCAACAGAAGAAAGCAATGGAAATGCAAGGGGCGGGCTTGATTTACGTGTTCTGGATGCTGCGGCAGGTGGAGCAAGAGAAGTAGCAACGCTTTCGGGCGGAGAACTTTTTCTAGCATCTCTTTCGTTGGCATTTGGGCTTTCCGATGTGGTGCAGAGTTCTTCCGGGAGCGTCCGTCTGGATTCCATTTTTATTGACGAGGGATTCGGAAGTTTGGATCAGGAGACGCTGGATACTGCTATGAATGCACTTTTGCGCCTTCAGCAGAGCGGCCGAACGGTAGGAATCATTTCTCATGTGACCGAATTAGAGAGTGCAATTCCCCTACAGGTAAGAGTCGGAAAACTTTCCGATGGGACAGGAACTCTGTGTGTAAAAACTTTATAA
- a CDS encoding Exonuclease SbcD, producing the protein MKILHTADWHLGKSLYGRSLLEDQKWFLNSFLLPLLEREHPDAIVVAGDLFDRQVPPVEAITLLDDFYTQLHKMGIPLIAVAGNHDGAKRLSLGSTLLRQSGIVLATRPEELFHPIELTTASEKICFWTLPFCEPAQIRELLGQEEIHSMDEAFRAMIEKVEPKEEAVNVLVTHCFAAGGQIGASESPAFVGGSAQVGTDLFEKFDYTALGHLHGPQKAGKGRYSGSPLTYSFDEANQKKSVTMVEWKNGGQEVTEIPVCPPNKVRVISGNFEELLQEAKENPSEDYLFAELCDTKPVYLPLDQLRPYYPNLLGLSSQWLLSKGEGDNQKLREQIHHRADDLTIFEEFMEQICGIEAEEEDKKLVQKMLRIDLEEEGEKAE; encoded by the coding sequence ATGAAAATTCTGCATACGGCAGATTGGCATCTTGGGAAAAGTCTATACGGAAGATCCCTTCTGGAAGATCAGAAATGGTTTTTAAATTCGTTTTTATTGCCTTTGCTGGAGCGAGAGCATCCGGATGCCATTGTTGTAGCAGGGGATCTTTTTGATCGGCAGGTGCCGCCCGTAGAAGCAATTACGCTGCTGGATGATTTTTATACGCAGCTTCATAAAATGGGGATTCCACTGATTGCAGTTGCAGGAAATCACGATGGGGCAAAACGGCTTTCTCTTGGGAGCACTCTTTTAAGGCAAAGCGGAATCGTTTTGGCAACTCGTCCGGAAGAGCTTTTTCATCCGATAGAGCTTACAACCGCATCGGAAAAAATTTGTTTTTGGACTCTGCCGTTCTGTGAACCCGCACAGATAAGGGAGTTGTTGGGGCAGGAAGAAATTCATTCTATGGATGAAGCATTTCGTGCGATGATCGAAAAAGTGGAGCCAAAAGAAGAGGCCGTGAATGTTTTGGTGACGCATTGCTTTGCGGCAGGGGGACAGATCGGTGCCAGTGAAAGTCCGGCATTTGTGGGTGGAAGCGCACAGGTAGGGACGGATCTGTTCGAAAAATTTGATTATACGGCTTTGGGACATCTTCATGGGCCGCAAAAGGCGGGCAAAGGACGATATTCCGGTTCACCGCTCACCTATTCTTTTGATGAAGCGAATCAGAAAAAATCGGTGACTATGGTAGAATGGAAAAATGGTGGACAAGAGGTTACGGAGATTCCGGTTTGTCCGCCCAACAAAGTTCGGGTGATTTCTGGAAATTTTGAGGAGCTTTTGCAAGAAGCCAAAGAAAATCCAAGTGAAGATTATCTTTTTGCCGAGCTTTGTGATACAAAACCGGTTTATCTGCCGCTTGACCAGCTGCGCCCCTATTATCCAAACCTTCTTGGACTTTCAAGCCAATGGCTTCTTTCCAAAGGGGAAGGAGATAATCAGAAATTACGGGAACAGATCCATCACAGAGCGGATGATTTGACCATTTTTGAGGAATTTATGGAACAAATCTGCGGAATAGAGGCAGAGGAAGAAGATAAAAAATTGGTTCAGAAAATGCTTCGCATAGATTTGGAAGAAGAGGGGGAGAAAGCCGAATGA
- a CDS encoding D-alanyl-D-alanine carboxypeptidase: MKKRCFLLPLFIIFTAFFCTISANAAFSPDFEPQAQSVLMINLDTNTTIYSKQPDAKVYPASTTKIMTYIIAVENIPDLDNTMITFTQQMSDTLTGSGSSLAGLKVGDVLSAHDLLYCMMVPSGNDAAVALATYVGGGNIQKFVDMMNQKAQDLGCTNTHFMNPHGLQDENHYTTASDLAKIAQYAMKMNYFDEITNTLRYTFTIKDGPRKGTSTWVDSTNFLINQNLIGATAYYYQYARGIKTGHTDEAGYCLVSSARAEGISYLCVMMNTKSPGTDSSGAVIHQEMLDTRQLYRWAYKNFQLKQVLSASQATMEVPLDYAWSKDHLLLSPETTVSAILPNDVDPSNVQIVPNLPQSVAAPVKRGDQVGTAKLVYNGEEIGSVNLVSSESVDRSEWVHIITLAKRIVTSRWFVLIAAILAVLIIIYIVLTLLNHQKKTAKRKVHRYRKM, translated from the coding sequence ATGAAGAAACGGTGTTTCCTCCTTCCTCTTTTCATCATCTTTACAGCCTTTTTCTGTACAATCTCAGCAAATGCTGCGTTTTCTCCCGATTTTGAGCCGCAAGCGCAGTCTGTTTTGATGATCAATTTGGATACAAATACGACCATTTATTCTAAGCAGCCGGATGCTAAGGTCTATCCCGCCTCTACCACTAAAATTATGACCTACATCATCGCTGTTGAAAATATTCCTGACCTTGATAATACGATGATCACTTTTACGCAACAAATGTCAGATACTCTTACGGGGTCCGGCAGTTCTCTTGCTGGTTTAAAAGTCGGCGATGTTTTGTCCGCTCATGATTTGCTTTACTGCATGATGGTACCCTCCGGCAATGATGCTGCAGTTGCACTCGCTACTTATGTCGGTGGCGGAAACATTCAAAAATTCGTCGATATGATGAACCAAAAGGCGCAAGATTTAGGCTGTACCAATACACATTTTATGAATCCTCATGGCTTACAGGATGAAAACCATTACACGACTGCATCTGATCTTGCAAAGATTGCACAGTACGCAATGAAGATGAACTATTTCGATGAGATCACAAATACTCTTCGGTATACCTTTACCATTAAAGATGGCCCTCGAAAAGGAACTAGCACCTGGGTGGATTCCACAAACTTCCTCATTAATCAGAACTTGATTGGTGCCACTGCCTATTACTATCAATACGCACGGGGCATCAAGACCGGACATACTGATGAAGCTGGCTATTGTCTAGTAAGCTCAGCCCGCGCAGAAGGGATCTCCTATCTGTGTGTGATGATGAACACTAAAAGTCCCGGTACAGACAGCAGCGGAGCTGTCATTCACCAAGAAATGCTTGATACCCGTCAGCTATATCGCTGGGCCTATAAGAATTTTCAGTTGAAACAGGTTCTGTCCGCTTCACAGGCAACCATGGAGGTTCCGCTCGACTATGCATGGAGCAAAGACCATCTGCTCCTAAGCCCCGAAACGACGGTATCTGCTATTCTTCCAAATGATGTTGACCCAAGCAATGTACAAATTGTGCCGAATTTACCGCAATCGGTTGCAGCACCGGTAAAACGCGGAGACCAAGTTGGAACAGCGAAACTGGTTTATAACGGAGAAGAAATTGGTTCTGTCAATCTGGTTTCCAGTGAAAGCGTCGACCGCAGCGAATGGGTCCATATTATTACGCTCGCCAAACGGATTGTTACTTCCCGCTGGTTTGTTTTGATTGCAGCTATTTTGGCAGTGCTAATTATCATCTACATCGTTTTAACGCTGCTCAATCATCAAAAGAAAACTGCGAAGCGAAAAGTTCACCGCTATCGTAAAATGTAA
- the yyaH gene encoding putative C-S lyase (Evidence 3 : Putative function from multiple computational evidences; PubMedId : 19087206; Product type e : enzyme), with product MRIEHLALYAFDLEQMRSFFETYFGASTSELYHNTKTGFKSYFLSFNDGGARLELMNRPELSPNENVTACLGLDHLAFSVGSKEKVDQLTAVLKEGGYSTISGPRTTGDGYYESCILGPEQIQIEITI from the coding sequence ATGAGAATAGAACATTTGGCTCTTTATGCTTTCGATTTGGAACAGATGAGATCATTTTTTGAAACTTATTTTGGGGCAAGCACTTCTGAGCTTTATCACAATACAAAAACCGGATTTAAAAGCTACTTTTTATCTTTTAATGACGGCGGCGCACGATTAGAATTAATGAATCGCCCTGAACTTTCGCCTAACGAAAACGTCACTGCTTGTCTTGGGCTCGATCATTTGGCGTTTTCAGTTGGAAGTAAAGAAAAAGTTGATCAGTTGACGGCTGTGCTTAAAGAAGGCGGTTATTCTACCATCAGCGGCCCTCGGACTACCGGAGACGGCTATTATGAAAGCTGCATTCTTGGCCCTGAACAAATCCAAATCGAGATTACCATTTGA
- the rplL gene encoding ribosomal protein L12 (BL9) (Evidence 2a : Function from experimental evidences in other organisms; PubMedId : 12682299, 6771249, 8755892, 26101249; Product type s : structure) produces the protein MSEKVTKLIEDVKSLTVLELNELVKALEEEFGVSAAAPVAVAAAPAAAAAPAEEKTEFDVVLKSVGQNKIAVIKVVREITGLGLKDAKAVVDAAPKAVKEGASKEDAEAIKAKLTEAGAEVELK, from the coding sequence ATGTCTGAGAAAGTTACAAAGCTGATTGAAGATGTAAAATCCCTGACCGTTCTGGAACTGAACGAGCTCGTTAAGGCTCTGGAAGAGGAGTTCGGCGTTTCTGCTGCTGCTCCTGTTGCTGTTGCTGCTGCTCCGGCTGCTGCTGCTGCTCCGGCTGAAGAGAAGACTGAGTTTGATGTTGTTTTGAAGTCTGTTGGCCAGAACAAGATCGCTGTTATCAAAGTCGTCCGTGAAATCACCGGACTTGGCCTGAAGGATGCAAAGGCTGTTGTTGATGCTGCTCCTAAGGCTGTTAAAGAGGGCGCTTCCAAGGAAGATGCTGAAGCAATTAAGGCAAAGTTGACTGAGGCTGGTGCTGAAGTCGAACTGAAGTAA
- the rplJ gene encoding 50S ribosomal protein L10: MPSKKVLEEKQQVVADLAEQLKKSCVGVVVDYKGISVADDTKLRKELRESGDQYKVVKNTLLKLALKEAGIDGLDPVLEGTTAVALSDKDYVHAAKTLYTFEKNNKGATLKVKAGFIDGKVLSKDDVAELATLPSKEELVAKALGSLNAPITGFVTVLNGTMKALVIALNAIAEKQGVEA; encoded by the coding sequence TTGCCAAGTAAGAAGGTTCTGGAAGAAAAACAGCAGGTCGTAGCAGATCTGGCTGAGCAGCTGAAAAAATCCTGTGTCGGCGTTGTCGTTGACTATAAGGGAATTTCTGTTGCCGATGACACAAAGCTTCGTAAAGAATTGCGTGAAAGCGGCGACCAGTATAAAGTCGTCAAAAATACGCTCTTGAAGCTGGCTTTAAAAGAAGCTGGAATCGATGGTCTTGATCCGGTTCTGGAGGGAACAACTGCAGTCGCTCTGAGTGATAAGGACTATGTCCATGCAGCAAAGACACTCTATACTTTTGAGAAGAACAATAAAGGTGCTACGCTCAAAGTAAAAGCTGGATTCATTGACGGAAAGGTTCTGAGCAAGGACGATGTTGCTGAACTGGCAACTCTGCCCAGCAAAGAGGAACTGGTTGCAAAAGCACTGGGAAGTCTCAATGCTCCGATTACCGGATTTGTTACTGTGTTGAACGGAACAATGAAGGCTCTTGTAATTGCACTGAATGCAATTGCAGAAAAGCAGGGCGTAGAAGCATAA
- the rplA gene encoding ribosomal protein L1 (BL1) (Evidence 2a : Function from experimental evidences in other organisms; PubMedId : 12682299, 16352840, 17981968, 22720735, 29967120; Product type s : structure), whose translation MKHGKKYVDSEKLIDRSKYYDSAEAVELCVKTATAKFDETVEVHIKMGVDGRHADQQVRGAIVLPNGTGKTIRVLAICKGDAAKDAQEAGADFIGAEEMVQKIQGGWMDFDVLITTPDMMGMVGRLGKILGPRGLMPNPKAGTVTREIGKAINEAKAGKIEYRLDKSNIIHCVIGRASFGAQKLQENFDALMGAIVKAKPAAAKGQYIRSCVIATTMGPGVRLNVNRFGA comes from the coding sequence ATGAAACATGGTAAGAAATACGTTGACAGCGAAAAGCTGATCGACCGTTCTAAATATTACGATTCAGCGGAAGCAGTAGAACTTTGTGTTAAAACCGCTACCGCAAAATTTGATGAAACCGTTGAAGTCCACATAAAGATGGGCGTTGATGGACGTCACGCAGACCAGCAGGTCCGTGGTGCCATTGTTTTGCCGAATGGAACCGGAAAAACAATTCGTGTTCTGGCAATTTGCAAGGGCGATGCTGCAAAAGATGCCCAAGAGGCTGGTGCCGATTTTATCGGTGCTGAAGAAATGGTTCAAAAGATTCAGGGCGGCTGGATGGACTTTGATGTCCTCATCACCACTCCGGATATGATGGGCATGGTTGGCCGTCTTGGTAAAATTTTAGGACCCCGTGGCTTGATGCCTAACCCGAAGGCGGGTACTGTTACTCGTGAAATCGGAAAAGCAATCAATGAGGCAAAAGCCGGTAAGATTGAATACCGTCTAGACAAGTCCAACATCATCCATTGTGTAATTGGACGTGCATCTTTTGGTGCTCAGAAGCTTCAGGAGAACTTTGATGCTTTGATGGGTGCAATCGTAAAGGCGAAGCCTGCTGCCGCTAAAGGCCAGTATATTCGTTCTTGCGTAATCGCAACAACAATGGGCCCTGGCGTACGTCTTAACGTCAACCGTTTTGGTGCGTAA
- the rplK gene encoding ribosomal protein L11 (BL11) (Evidence 2a : Function from experimental evidences in other organisms; PubMedId : 11244072, 19653700, 20441189; Product type s : structure): MAQKVTGYIKLQIPAGKATPAPPVGPALGQHGVNIMAFTKEFNERTKKDAGLIIPVVITVYADRSFTFVTKTPPAAVLIKKACKIETASGEPNKKKVAKITKEQLREIAEKKMPDLNAATVETAMSMIAGTARSMGVEVVE, translated from the coding sequence ATGGCTCAAAAAGTTACCGGCTATATCAAGCTCCAGATCCCTGCCGGCAAAGCAACCCCGGCGCCGCCTGTTGGACCGGCTTTAGGCCAGCACGGTGTTAATATCATGGCGTTCACGAAGGAATTTAATGAGCGCACCAAAAAAGACGCAGGTCTTATTATCCCTGTTGTCATTACGGTCTATGCGGATCGTTCTTTCACTTTTGTCACCAAGACTCCTCCGGCTGCAGTCCTGATTAAAAAGGCTTGCAAGATCGAGACAGCTTCTGGTGAACCGAACAAAAAGAAAGTTGCAAAGATCACCAAAGAACAGTTGAGAGAGATTGCCGAAAAGAAAATGCCTGACTTAAACGCTGCAACTGTAGAAACTGCGATGAGCATGATCGCAGGTACTGCGCGCAGTATGGGTGTTGAAGTAGTCGAATAA
- the nusG gene encoding RNA polymerase elongation pause factor (Evidence 2a : Function from experimental evidences in other organisms; PubMedId : 11101662, 16014871, 16707701, 18852477, 26742846, 28507243; Product type f : factor): protein MPEEARWYVVHTYSGYENKVASNLEKTVENRNLQDLVQGIRVPTETVEEVKDGKTRQVERKIFPGYVLVKMVLTDESWYVVRNIRGCTGFVGPSSKPVPLTEEEVASMGIEKRSVEVSYQVGDTVNIIDGPFDGFAGRVEEIDTEKNRLRVTINMFGRETPVELSLDQAEAAE from the coding sequence ATGCCAGAAGAAGCACGTTGGTATGTAGTTCATACCTATTCCGGCTATGAAAACAAAGTTGCCTCAAACCTTGAAAAAACAGTTGAAAACCGTAATTTACAGGATCTGGTTCAGGGAATTCGAGTTCCCACCGAGACCGTCGAAGAAGTAAAAGACGGAAAGACTCGTCAGGTAGAACGTAAAATTTTCCCCGGATATGTTCTTGTAAAAATGGTTCTCACAGATGAATCCTGGTATGTCGTGCGCAATATTCGCGGCTGTACAGGCTTTGTCGGTCCATCCAGCAAGCCGGTTCCCCTTACAGAGGAAGAGGTCGCTTCGATGGGAATCGAAAAACGCAGCGTAGAGGTTTCTTATCAGGTGGGCGATACCGTCAATATTATTGATGGACCATTCGATGGCTTTGCCGGCCGTGTCGAAGAAATCGATACCGAAAAAAATCGTCTGCGCGTAACGATCAATATGTTTGGGCGCGAGACTCCGGTTGAGCTTTCGCTTGACCAAGCGGAAGCTGCAGAATAA